Proteins encoded within one genomic window of Rhododendron vialii isolate Sample 1 chromosome 1a, ASM3025357v1:
- the LOC131307872 gene encoding CBL-interacting protein kinase 2, translating into MDKKGSVLMERYELGRLLGQGTFAKVYFARSLRTGQSVAIKMIDKEKILRVGLVDQIKREISVMRLVRHPYIVQLYEVMATKTKIYFIMECCKGGELFNKVAKGKLKEDVARKYFQQLIDAVDFCHSRGVYHRDLKPENLLLDEDENLKVSDFGLSAFAESKRQDGLLHTTCGTPAYVAPEVINRRGYDGAKADIWSCGVILFVLLAGYLPFQDSNLMEMYRKIGKSEYKCPNFFAPEVRKLLSRMLDPNPHSRISIAKIKENPWFKRKLSAKETKTDAESTETACLSAESTSGPSESSSSMQELLNPANLNAFDIISFSSGFDLSGLFEDSHLKKEARFTSRKPASVIISKLEEIAKWLKLRVRKADKGLLKFEGVKEGRKGILSIDAEIFEITPSFHLVEVKKANGDTLEYKKLLEDGMRPALEDIVWAWQGDQQQPLELHPPPELPPEQQPQAQQLLIHQHKLQDKLP; encoded by the coding sequence ATGgataaaaaagggagtgtgttGATGGAAAGATACGAATTAGGTAGATTACTAGGCCAAGGAACCTTTGCTAAGGTTTACTTCGCGAGAAGTCTCAGAACTGGCCAGAGTGTAGCCATTAAAATGATAGACAAGGAGAAAATTTTGCGGGTAGGGCTTGTTGATCAGATTAAACGCGAAATATCTGTTATGAGACTGGTTAGGCACCCTTATATTGTGCAGCTTTATGAAGTCATGGCCACCAAAACCAAGATATATTTCATCATGGAGTGTTGTAAAGGAGGTGAGCTTTTTAACAAGGTGGCCAAAGGAAAGCTAAAGGAGGACGTTGCTCGAAAGTACTTCCAACAGTTGATCGACGCGGTTGATTTCTGCCACAGTAGGGGTGTCTATCACAGGGATTTGAAACCTGAGAATTTGCTGCTAGATGAGGATGAGAATCTCAAGGTTTCAGACTTTGGATTAAGTGCATTCGCAGAGTCAAAGCGCCAAGATGGGCTTCTTCACACCACTTGTGGGACCCCCGCCTATGTCGCTCCTGAGGTGATTAACAGGAGAGGCTACGATGGGGCGAAAGCTGATATTTGGTCGTGTGGTGTGATCCTATTCGTTCTTTTGGCTGGTTATCTCCCATTTCAGGATTCAAACTTGATGGAGATGTATAGGAAGATTGGAAAATCAGAATATAAATGCCCCAATTTCTTTGCGCCAGAGGTACGGAAGCTATTGTCAAGGATGTTGGATCCAAATCCCCATAGCAGAATTTCCATTGCTAAAATCAAGGAAAATCCTTGGTTCAAAAGGAAATTGAGcgccaaagaaacaaaaacagatgCAGAAAGCACAGAGACAGCTTGTCTGAGTGCAGAATCAACTTCTGGACCCTCTGAGTCCAGTAGTAGTATGCAAGAACTACTGAATCCTGCAAACTTGAATGCTTTTGACattatctcattttcttccggATTCGATCTTTCCGGCTTGTTTGAGGATTCTCATCTAAAGAAAGAAGCAAGATTTACTTCAAGGAAACCTGCATCGGTCATCATATCCAAGCTAGAGGAAATTGCTAAGTGGTTGAAGCTGAGGGTGAGGAAAGCGGATAAAGGGTTGTTGAAATTCGAGGGAGTGAAGGAAGGTAGAAAGGGGATCTTGTCCATCGATGCAGAGATATTTGAAATCACTCCATCTTTTCATCTGGTGGAGGTGAAGAAAGCTAACGGAGATACATTGGAATATAAGAAGCTTCTAGAAGATGGCATGAGACCTGCTCTAGAAGACATTGTTTGGGCATGGCAAGGTGACCAGCAGCAACCACTGGAACTCCATCCGCCACCAGAACTGCCACCAGAGCAGCAGCCGCAAGCCCAACAACTACTAATACATCAGCATAAGCTGCAGGATAAGTTACCTTAA
- the LOC131307890 gene encoding uncharacterized protein LOC131307890: MGRRNSRRAISKDAKKKKLGSSISETLISCEERRGKEDDETGVTKEGKGGFFACYLLTSLSPRHKGRTYIGFTVNPRRRIRQHNGEIGSGASRTKSRRPWEMVFCIYGFPTHVSALQFEWAWQHPRESLAVREAAATLKSLTGLANKIRLGYKMLTLPAWENLKLTVNFFSTKYTKHSAGCPSLPKHMRVQVCSLDELPCYTGTGHNNIFEDEDERHDDEMCKTMSSENGSRSEGSTVAEFEDEDERHDDEMCKTMSSENGCGSEGSTVAEFGDWRRTIEETTCNQNGIGIQETIGRRQSGGLLGSTEGDRPHPLFTAPAPVHESSSVTTSSFSESEGSKNRETVILIEENNGIELDRLVRAVDYDEPSILTSVFPCELDVIDLLSPTPGHKIRLGRKKRKVSDVGPETIDLTKSPIFV; the protein is encoded by the exons atgggtagaAGGAATTCGCGACGAGCGATCTCCAAAGATGcgaagaaaaagaagttgggATCATCGATCtcagaaaccctaatttcttGTGAAGAACGACGGGGAAAGGAAGATGACGAAACAGGTGTAAcgaaagaaggaaaaggaggGTTCTTTGCTTGTTACCTGCTCACTTCCCTCAGCCCCAGGCACAAAGGCCGTACCTACATCGG ATTTACGGTGAATCCAAGGCGTAGAATTAGACAGCACAATGGGGAAATTGGGAGTGGCGCATCAAGGACCAAGTCTAGGCGTCCCTGGGAAATGGTTTTCTGCATCTATGGTTTCCCTACCCATGTATCTGCTCTTCAG TTTGAATGGGCATGGCAGCACCCAAGAGAGTCACTTGCCGTGAGAGAGGCAGCTGCAACTTTGAAATCCCTCACTGGGCTAGCCAATAAGATCAGGCTTGGATACAAAATGCTCACCCTTCCGGCCTGGGAGAA CCTGAAACTTACAGTTAACTTTTTCTCAACAAAGTACACAAAGCATTCTGCCGGTTGCCCTAGCCTACCAAAGCACATGAGGGTTCAAGTTTGTTCCTTGGATGAGCTTCCTTGCTATACAGGAACCGGTCATAATAATATATtcgaagatgaagatgaaaggcatgatGATGAAATGTGCAAAACTATGAGTAGTGAGAATGGATCTAGAAGCGAAGGATCGACTGTTGCAGaatttgaagatgaagatgaaaggcatgatGATGAAATGTGCAAAACTATGAGTAGCGAGAATGGATGTGGAAGTGAAGGATCGACTGTTGCAGAATTTGGTGATTGGAGGAGGACTATTGAAGAGACTACTTGTAACCAGAATGGCATAGGGATACAAGAAACCATTGGCAGAAGACAGTCAGGAGGCTTGCTTGGTTCAACTGAAGGAGATAGACCACATCCACTTTTTACAGCTCCAGCTCCAGTGCACGAGTCATCTTCCGTTACCACTAGTTCGTTTAGTGAATCAGAAGGAAGCAAAAATAGAGAGACGGTTATACTGATTGAAGAGAATAATGGGATAGAACTTGATCGGCTGGTGAGAGCTGTTGATTATGACGAACCTTCAATTTTGACTTCAGTTTTCCCTTGTGAACTTGATGTCATAGACTTGTTATCCCCGACCCCTGGGCACAAAATTAGGTTAGGtaggaagaagagaaaagttTCAGATGTCGGTCCTGAAACAATTGACTTAACGAAATCACccatttttgtttga